TGGTCTCTTGTGTTATTGTTTACCTCATCATCATCTCCATCCTGATCGGTGTTGTGCTCAAGTTTCTACAATCAACAAGCAAGACTGAGATTAACAAGTCTCTTAAAATTAAGTGGCAAAGATACAACTGTAAAGTTATAATACCCCCTGATCAGTTTCTGCTTCATCTGTGAGCCCTGGTGACCCCTTTTCCGACAAATCCTCTCCAGATGTCTTTTTCGTTTTCAGCGCGTTCTTTACCTTCACAGTTTTTAATTCAAGGGATTCTTTGGCTGGTTTTATTGAATCAAGGTATTCTTTAGGTGGTTTGGTTGAAAGAACAATCTGATGTTTTAGTGATTGAGGTGAAGGAAATACATCAAAGCACCCTGGTTCAGGGTAATATAGAAGTTCTCCGAAAATTTCAATTGCCATCTGACAGCCGATATATATTAGGGAAAAGCAAAGAATTAGAATCAAAACAAGTGCTCAAGAAGGTATATCGACTTAAATAAAGAAAGCTAACCTCTGCAACCTTTTCCCGAAGGCTTGGTGTTAGGTGGTCCTCTAAAGTTACTATGACAGGGTAAGAAGATTTAACAAATGCATGCTGCTTGATGGACTTAAAGCATTTGTCGAGCCTCACAGGAGTAGTCAGAGTCCTGGAGTTCATAAGATTTTCAGTTAAATCATACACAAGCCATACATAGACAATTATGAACTGGAGATACCAAGCATTCTACAGATTGTTTACAAACTCCATTAAGATGAAACTTTAGTACCAGAAAAATgcagaaaaagaaaattattaAGAAAGCTACGGTCAGCAGAAAAGACAAGCTAGGAGAACCTCTTTACATGTACAAAAAAAGTTAACCAGGCTGCGTCAACATGTAAAAACAAGCAGACCACTAAAAAATGTTAGCAACCAAAAATCCTCTTGGTGGTGTCTTGCAAGTAGAATGTGTTTGAAAACAGGGCAAATATTACACATTAGGTCAAATGCAGAGTGAAAAAGTACTGGCCACCAATTTCTTAAAGAATTATTTTGACTCTAAAAACTTTTATATGCatttttttttgtaatatttttcaGCTATACCACCTTGGTAAAGCTTAAAACCAATTATCTTCCTAAAGGGTTTGTTTGTCACAAAGGAAAACTTTATCCCGAAGGACGAGATCTTACCTTCCATGAAGAACATGAATTTCATCCTTTGCTGAATTTGGCCatacatcaagttctattcccCTAACACCTCTTTCCAGAGCATTGATAATTGGGATATCACTACAATCACTGCTCAACTGGTTCCCTGTTAGGTAAGAGTTGTGACCTGTATATATGAAATAATGTTGCAACGGGGCAGTCATGTCATGGTGTACCTGAAACCAATCAACCTGTTATAAGGAAGGCAGTGAATTGTTTTAAAGGTATACCAGAGTTAAAATGCTTTTATTCCATACTCATGAAGCAGCAGTTAAATAGACGTAAAATATACTGATAAATATAAACTAAAGGGGGAGAAAAAAGAGAAAGAACTCAGGCCCTTATTTACGGGGCATGCGAATTTTATTTTCTTAAGCAGAAGTCCTTGAACTGCAGTGATCATTATTATTTTATAGTTATTGAAGCATCAAACAGAGAAAAAATCAAGTAAAGAGCATTGAAATTGATTGAAACATACTCTGTGTTTGTAATGAGAGTTTAAAGCAGATATCATAATTTACATTAAGTCTATAAGTTCTAAAATATATACTTTAATCGAAATGCAACTTCTGCATTGCATGTGGGATGACATGTGAAAATACCAGCTACAAAACATACCCGCAAGCACAAAAGAAGCATTTAGATAAACCTATTAAGTGCTGCAATACTAACAAAGAAAAACCATTCACAATGGAGTTTGTCCACTAAATTTTCATGCCACGGACATGGAGTAGTGAAGACAGAAACCACGCGCAAAGGTGTACTAATTTAGCAGAATTCACATTTGCAATTTGCAAACACACACAAAGGACTTGCAAGAATTATAATAACAATTACTGCTTTGTAGTAAACAAATTTTACATGTAGTGTATCTTATCCCAATTATATTGAGTTCCGAATTCAGTGTTCCTAAGGAGTAAAAGAAATATTCAATATAATTTACATAATTTCCAACTTTTTTAATTGTCCTTGGCGAAAAAACTAAATATTCACACACATGACCTCTTATTACCAATTAGAGGAAGACACAGCAGATACTAAACATTGGCAAAGCAGATTAACAAATTACTCATCTAAGCTAGTCATTCATGTGTAAACAAAATCAATAAAAGTGTACATAGCTACAAACAGCGAGAAGAAGTGTAGAACCTGTAAATTTATCGGGGGATTAAGATCATCCTGGAAGAGAAAAAAGTAGAAATCGTCTAACGTTAAATTATTTCGAGTGTACTTAGTCAAGTGATGCCTCCTAGCTAGAACCTGGTGCAATAAATCCTCTGTCATGGACAATGTATACCCCGCTTCACCCTGGAAATCGACAAGAAAACGCAGAAGCTGATCTGCAGACATTTGGGAGTCATCTTGGGTGTAAACAGAGAAAGCTTCGACAACGTCAGGAGGTGGACCATCTTCATTCATTTTAAACTTGCGGTTAAAGCATCCAAACATCTTGTAGTAATTGTAGCTACCCATCTTGTCGGATGATCCCTAACCCTTTAAACTTCCTAGCTTTCTCTACATATGTAAAATCTACTTTTAAGGGTATAGACTGTTGAATAATCTACTTTTTAAAGGGATGATAATATGTAAAATTATGTATATAGGATGAATGATTCCCCAGTCTAATTCTTTTGTCAGGGAATATATGATCCTTTGAAAAtagattttttttttttgtttttgaaCTTCTCAGGGAATATATGATCTTTCAAAAATATATGAAAGATCCATAACTTGTCCCTAATTTCATGTCTGGATTGACATTTGAATATTCATTGGATGATGATTTGTTAAGAACAGAAATTGCAGAACATAAAAGATTTTGTATGAATCGGACTCTGGGAACtggagagatggagagagagagagagagagagagagagagagaggaggaggaggaggaggataCTCCGTTTATGCTGGATCATTACATTCTGTACAACACATACGTGGGTGTATCTGTTTtatgttttatgttttctctatACTGAAACAATAAAATATTGACGTTCTGGTTTCTAATGTCTCTGCTTACTATTTCCCGCCAATATCGCTTGgtttatgatttttttttctaTTACGGTGATCTTGTGAAAGGAAACAATTCTAAtatttttgtatatatatttatcCTATGCTTAAATTCAAAGAGCACAATCAAGGTTTCATCGATTATCGCTCAAATCAAAATTTGTATATAGTCATTTGAAAGACATATAAAACTAATTATTCAAAAGAAAAACATATATATAGTGGTAACAGAATACTAAGGATCTAGCCTGTCTGAAAATTGTGTAAAATTTTTTGTGGCACGTTAATTCTTCCAAATTCAACTGGCTCATCTTCCCTTGGTCCAACTGGGACTTGGGGCTCACGGAGGTTGATTATACCTGGAGTTGTAATTGAAAATGAAAACTACGCACACTTCGCAAGTACTCCCTCCGTTCGAACCAACAATATTAAGAGCTGTGAGTGCCGACAAGTTGATTCATTCTGTTCAACAAGCCACTCGACAGTCAATACCCAGTTATTGTTTCGATGCGTTGAGCTTGCATTTGCGATTTGAATTTAAACTTCTTGATAACAATGGTGAATTTGCTGATTTATGTATGCAGTTTAATCAAGATAGTTGAGAGAGAAAAGAAGTTCTTGATTAATCATTGATCTGCCTGCCTTTACAATCACATCTAATGTTGTTATATAGTACTGAGTACCAAATGGGAAAGAACTAACGGTCCAGATAGTGACCACGTTAAGAAATCACATCCTAGCCGAATGACTAATTAGCAGACAAAAGGGAGCCAATTTACTAACTATCAGACAAAAGAAGAACACAGGCACAGGTGGCTAGGTGATTTAGACTGTGGTCCTTCAATACTCCCCCTCAAGCAGGAGAAGGAGGCGCAGCGGAAGCTCCTAGCTTGCAGAGAAGATAGTTGTGCTGTTGAACCGGTAGGACTTTAGTAAGGAGATCGGCCACTTGTTCAGAGGAGGAGATATGTGAGGTCTGGATATGGCCATTATTGATTTGATCTCGCACAAAGTGGCAGTCGATCTCCACGTGCTTTGTGCGCTCGTGCTGAACTGGGTTAGCAGCAATTGCTAATGCTGCTTTGTTGTCACATTTGAGTTGAGTAGGTAGCAGTGCTTTGAATCCCAAGTCTTTAAGCAAAGCAGAAAGCCAGGTGACTTCACACGTTGTCATTGCCATGGCACGATATTCTGCCTCGGCAGATGATCGAGCAACCACGCTCTGTTTTTTAGACTTCCAAGAGATAGGTGAGTCACCGAGGAATATACAGTAGCCCGTGGTAGACTTCCTAGTTGCAAGACAACTAGCCCAATCGTTGTCGCAATATGCAGTAAGGTGAGCAGCACTGGAGGAAGCGAGTAGAATACCTTGAGATGGAGAACCAGCTAAGTAACGAAGAAGACGCTTGGCAGCTTGTAGGTGAACCGTAGTTGGAGCATTCATATATTGGCTGAGGGTGTGCACCGTAAAGGCTATGTCTGGACGGGTGATGGTGAGGTATATTAGTTGGCCAAGTAGTCGTTGGTAGGGTGTGGGGTTGGGGAGAGCATCACCAGCTGTTGGAGTAAGCTTAATGTGAGAGTCCATGGGAAGAGATAAAGGCTTGCAATTAAGTAGACCATGCTCTGTGGGAAGATCCATTGTGTACCTTTTCTGAGATATAAAAAACCCAGATGCAGATCTATCCACTTCGAGACACAGAAAGTAATGTATTAGACCAAGGTCCTTCATAAGAAATTTTGTGGATAACATGTGTTTGAGATCATTGATGAGTGACATATCAGACCCACACAGCAAAAGGTCATCGACATACACAAGGACAACTAGCATTGAGTGTGTAGTTTGCTTTAAAAATAGGCTATAGTCAGACTTTGATTGTTTAAAGTCCAAACTCAGAAGAGTCAAAGAGAGTTTTGAGAACCATAGGCGTGGGGCCTGTTTTAAACCGTAGAGTGCTTTATGTAGCTTGCAAACTAGAGTTGGTTTAGTAGTACCTGTTACTGGAGCAGCAGTAGTCAGTTGGATTCGACAGCCAAGGTGAGTGTACCCGGTAGGCATTTTCATATAAACATCTTCCAGAAGTTCGCCGTGCAAGAATGCATTGGACACATCCATTTGCAATGTGTGCCACTCCTCTACTGCAGCCACTGCTAACAGTGTGCGTACTGTGGTCATTTTCGCGACCGGAGCAAAGGTTTCTTGATAGTCCTCACCAAACTTTTGCCTGCACCCCAAGATAACCAATCGTGATTTGTATCTTTCAATGCTTCCATCCGGGTTGAATTTAGTTTTAAATAGCCATTTACAGCCAATGGCTGTTTTTCTCGATGGTAGCTCAGTTACAGACCAAGTGCCATTTCGTTCTAATGCCTCCAGTTCAGCATTCATTGCTGAGACCCAATGAGGGTATTGGACTGCCTCTTTGAAAGAAATTGGGTCATGTGTTGCTGTAAGTGTGGCCAGTAAGCAATTGAAGTTGGCATGGACTGATGTATTTGCCAGATTTGCAACAGGTTGAGAAGTATTGGTTGTGAGGTAGTCCTGTTGCCATTGTGGAGGACGATGATGTCTAGTTGATCTTCGTAGAGGAATACTAGTTTCTTGGGGAACTCCATCACCTTGCATATCATTACTTTCAGTCTGATCAGTGCTAGGTGATGCTGGTTGCGGCGCATCTATAAGAAGTAAGTCATCAAACAGATCTGAGTAAGAAGAATTATCAAGAGGTGGTATTGTATCAGTAACAGGCTGCATATATCTGGAGTTCGCTTCTGAAGAGAAAGGAAATATGTCCTCAAAAAATTTCACATCTCGTGAAATAAACTCAGTCATGATACTAAGGTTAATAAGACGATAGCCTTTCTTATGTGGTGGGTATCCCACAAAAACACAAGTGATTCCTCGAGCTGCGAATTTATCAGTAGAAGGTGTGTTATTGTAGCTTACAGCAAGACAACCAAATACACGCAGATGATCGTAGGTGGGTTCCTCTTTGTGCAACACTTCATAAGGGGACTTTCCCTTTAACAATGTAGTTGACAGCCTGTTAATTAGGTGGACTGCTGTCAAAACGCAGTCTCCCCACAACTTAGCTGGAATAGTAGCCTGAAACTTGAGAGCACGAGCAACCTCCAGTATGAAACGATGTTTTCGCTCTACCCTAGCGTTTTATTGTGGCCGGTATGGGCAAGTTGTCTGATGGATAATTCCATTGCTGGCTAAAAACTGCTTGCACATAGCATTGTTAAACTCCAAACCATTATCAGAACGTATGGTCTTAATTGAGAAATTGAAATGGTTTTGAACGTATGGGTGAAATACTTTTAAAGTCGATAGAACATCTGACTTGTTGGACAGAAGGTAAAGCCAAGTGTATCTTGTATGGTCATCTACCAAGGTTAAGAAATACCTACAAGTACCCTTTGTGTTAACTTTATAAGGTCCCCATAAATCAATGTGGACCAAGTCAAAAGGTTTGCTGGCATATGATTCACTGTATTGAAAAGGAAGTCTAGTAAAGCGAGCAAGGGGGCATGTAAGACACACATTGGAGCATTGTTTGGGTAGTATAGGGAGAGCAGAGATTTGTTTAATCTTATCAATAGGGGCATGGCCAAATCTATGATGCCAAAGTTCTAGAGTGGCACCATTCGAAGTCAATAGGGATGTGGGTACAATACTGTTTAGAGTAGGTGTGTGATGAGAGAATGAGGAATCAGATTGAGTGTGTGGACTATAATAGTATAAACCATTTTTAGCAGTTCCCATGCCCAACACTTTATTTGAGAGAGTGTCAACAATACAACAATGATGGGGAAAGAATTGAACTTGGCAATTATTATCTTTTATCAACTTCTGAACagataataaattatatttgaaGTTGGGAACACACAACACTCCAGCAAGATTCAGATTATTAGGCAGAAGAACGGTACCTGTATGAGTTATGACTGTTGTGTCTCCATTTGGTAGGTTTATTTGAGGTGAGTTGATTGTAGGAACAACCATTTTCAGCATACTTAAAGAGGGTGTCATATGGTCCGAGGCACCGATATCTATAATCCATTCATCTGTTAGAAAAGCAGAGTTGTTGCAAGATATCATACCAGAAAAATGATATTCCAATTCTTCTATAGGCTCAGATGGTTTAGGTGTGTTTAGCTGTAGTTGGGGAACAAGCTGAGCTAGCTGCTCAAGCTGTTGTGGAGTGAAAAGAAGCCCTGGACTCGTAGAAGTTGTGGCATTAGCAACCATTCTTGGTTGATGAGGCTTTGTAGGCCATCGTGGCTGAGAATTTGAAGGTCGTTCTCAAGACAAATTCAGACTTGCTCTATACTTTGGGTGCCATTTTGGAAAACCAATAACGGTCCAACACTTCTCACGTGTATGGCCTTTAACATTGCAAGCAGTACATGTTACTGGTTTGTTAACATATTGTGGTGAGGGAGACTGAGGAGACTTGCTATAGAGTGCAGATAGTTCAACATCAGGTGTTATAGCTGAGAGCAGAGAGCGTTGTGCTTCCTCTTGCTGGATAACAGCAACAACTTGTTCAACAGTGGGCAGAGGCGTAATCATTAGAAGTTGACTACGTTGAGGTCCATAAGCTTCATTCAGGCCATTCAAGAACTGGAAGAGTCTTGCTTCCTCTTTCTGTAGTTCTACCTTACTTAAAAAAGTCTTGATTTCATCAGTAAGGCAGAGTATGGGCGGGAGAAGGTTCATAGAGTCAAGCTCTTCCCACAATATTTTCATTGTTGTATAATACTCATTAACTGAAGCTGTATGTTGTCGAACCTCATAGAGGTCTTTACAGAGTTTGTATTTACGAGACCCATTTGTCAGCATAAATCGTTTTTCTAAATTTTTCCACATTTCAAAAGCATTTGTCATGAACATAATGGATTGACGTACAGTGGGAGAGACATTACCTGTTATCAAGGCTATGACCATGTTATTACACGCTTCCCACATCTCTGCTTTTGTATTGTCGTCTGTGGGTTTTGTTACTGTCCCATTAACAAAGCCCAGCTTTCTTTTTGAGGCCAGGTTTATCTCCATGGAACGACTCCAAGATCTGTAGTCTGATGAGCCTTGCAGCTTCTCAACCTGTATTGAATTTGCGTTATCAGAAGGGTGAAGGAAAAGAGGGTTGAGCATGTCCTGATAAGATAGTCTAGCAGGTGTCCCCATTAAGCTAGTAGATCTGGTGAAAGAGATAGGGTTTAAGGTTTTAACAGGAGAGAGAAAAGTAGATCTGAGAGATGAGAAGAATAAAGTTCAAAAAACTTTTAAATATGGAGAGATTGAGAAGGGAATATCAGAAAAGAGAGAGAGCGTAGACAGGCAGGAAagactgctctgataccatgatAACAATGGTGAATTTGCTGATTTATGTATGCAGTTTAATCAAGATAGTTGAGAGAGAAAAGAAGTTCTTGATTAATCATTGATCTGCTTGCCTTTACAATCATATCTAATGTTGTTATATAGTACTGAGTACCAAATGGGAAAGAACTAACGGTCCAGATAGTGACCACGTTAAGAAATCACATCCTAGCCGAATGACTAATTAGCAGACAAAAGGGAGCCAATTTACTAACTATCAGACAAAAGAAGAACACAGGCACAGGTGGCTAGGTGATTTAGACTGTGGTCCTTCAATACTTCTGAAACTAaccataacacacacacacacacacgaatGAATAAAAAGGAAGAAGCAAAGTTTCATTTCACTTTTCATTAAAGAAGACAACATATCTGGCCACTGTGTTTTACTTCGATCGACGGCGTCGTCAatctgatctgttatactgtcTTTGACCTGGTTTTGGTATTAGACTTCATGTTCCTTGCATCACTTAAACAAACAACAGAAAACTATTCCGCAAAAATATTCATCCCGCACTCTcattcatcaagttcattataATACAAATAGCGCAACTGCAATTCTGGTAAAATATGCTTTGAATTACAAGCATGACGAATCTCCGGGGCCAACAGTCCCTTCTACGTATTACCATGAAAGATAATGGTCTCCGGCAGAGGCCACCAAACAATACTACTATATATATATCCAACAGCTGTTAACACAATCTTAAAAAATATGACAATCTTTTGATAACAGAAGTTGTGACCCAGCACCATAAAGAAAGCAGTTGATGTTTTAGAAGATAGATGCAAATATTTTACAAGAAGAATTGAAGAATTACTGATATTGATAAAACTTTTGCAGAAGTTTCTCGGAATCAGTATTACATGGTAGGCAACTAGGCATCCCAACAAGTCAAATACTGGAACCATGATGCAATTTGATTAGCCAACCGGAGGTCTGTTGTTACTGCAAGTTACAGAGTTTACAGACAGAGGAATATAACATTTCCAGTAGTTTACTAGTAGAAGTAAAAATAATTTGATCTCAACACCAAAGCTATCATAATGGAGGATTATGACTGCAGAAAGCTGTACGAAAAATAACTACGGGTATTGCAATAATAATACAGAAGAATACCAACCCAATCACACGGCCAGCCAGAGTGGTAATCAATCATATAAATCTACGTTGTGTGCGTCAACTACCATGTAAAACATCTTTCTGCTTAAGGCTCCTTAATTTAACTGAAAGCAAGCCCATCTATGATAATTAGGCAATTTACTTATATGCAAAAGTAATGTTAGTAATATGAAAAGGAAAACAACCTCTAATCGCAAGATAAGTCTATGCCTGTACCGGCactaaaaaagaaaaaaaaaactcTATACTTTCATAATCCCACATTACAGTCATTCATTGATATCACTAACGACAGTAAATTGCTATTCCATAAATTTACCAGAAAAGCATATTAAAGAGGATATAAATCATTATCTTTATCACATTAATGTATTACCAAGTAATACAGGATTTATGTTCCATCTCCTAAAAAGCTAGAATGTATGTCCCTTTGGATGCCCTACAATATTAATCAATGTATCGATTCACCTGAGCACAACAAAAAAAATTGTCCCTTAAGCAATCACTTTAAGACAAcagaacacacacacacacacaaaacgGCAGTCAGCAAGGACTATAATAAAAACAACAGGCATCGACCTTGATATCATTGCATGTCAATAGGGATGTCATAAAAACAAGTTTTTGTAAGTGATCTAGTACTTTTTAAGCTTTCCCACTTCACAACTGATGCCAGTTCACATTACTCAATAGTTAACGAAGATGCAAAAGAGCTTTGGGAAtggattttcaaaaaaaaatacaCTTCAGGTGAGAGGACCAATTTCCCCTCTTTTGAGCACATTGGTACATCCTCAGATCAACAATTATAGCATAAGAAATGAAAGTAACGGAATGGTACAAAAGTAAATATTTGTATTTCAATCCATTTCAGTACTATAATCCTCTAATTGCTTAAAGAAACAGAATGGGATAGGCAATTCCACAAAATCAGCACATCACTTAAATCACAGCAACAATTAAGTCTGTTCTTATTTGAATTCAAATATAGCTTTAGTTTAGGGTCTATTTTGATTCTGTAATTACACCAGTTTATTTCACATATACTAGCTCATGTAATAGTGCCCGTAATTATTCATGTACTCTGCTATATATTGTACAAACTATACATCAATGAGAGATAAGGAAATACAATTTCTACATGGTATCAGCCTAGGTCTAGgatcatctctctctctctctctctctctttctctctctaccTCCCTCCCTCTCCCATCATCTCTTTACTTTTCTATCATGgcttctgcattttcttcacatgtttctttcCCTTCTCAAAACACAGCTCAGTTCACCAAACTAACTGAAACAAATTACTTAATTTGGCCGAGACAAATCTAGCCCTACCTTCATGGTGCCAAATTTTGGGGATATGTTGATGGCTCTATACCAGAACCTTCTCGCACCATAATGACTGCTGCTACCGACACTGCACCCGCAAAAGAAATTCCCAACCCAAAATATGAGGAATGGTTCATTGTAGATCAGCAAATAGTCAGTCTCATCACTACTTCTTTGTCTGAAAGTGTCTCCCAGCTCACAATTGGCTTTGATACCTCAAAAGAAATTTGGGACTGCCTAGCCAGCCACTTCTCTCAGCGTTCTGCCGCTAGTGCATCTAGCCTCAAGCTTCAATTACTTGAGCTCAACAAAGGCTCACAATCAATTGATGACTATCTTCGCCATGCTAAGTCACTTGCTGACCAGTTAGCAGCTATTAAAAAGCCAGTCTCTGATGAAGATTTAGTACTTGCAACACTACATGGACTTGGACTAGACTACCTCATGCTTCGAACGACCCTCTCGCAACACTCTTCTCTTCCCAATTTTACTGAGCTACGCGCTCGAATATTAGCCTTTGATGCCCAACAACGTCACCAAGATCAAGGGATAGCAACTGCTTTGTTTCATGGAACTAATGCCCGTCGCGAAAATCAAGCTCAGAATAGCCGCAATAATAATTCAAATGGTCGAAATTTCAACAGGTCCAAGCGATATTATTCAGGGCTCAACTTCGGAATACAACAAAAGGGCAATTTCTCAATCACCGCAATTCCATCAGCAACAATTTTCTACATTTAGACCCTACGCTTCTCCGAGTTGGGCTCCTCATCCTCAACCATCCAGTGGAATACTCAGTCCGGCTCCAACTTGGTGTTCTAATTGTCACACAAACCAGCACGGACAACAACAATGCCCCCATAGGTTCACAGGCCCAACCACTTTTGCACCCTTCGCAGGAGCTCATTTTGCTGCTGATCCAAATTGGTACCCGGATACTGGAGCGACCCATCATATGACCGCCATGCCTGTCAACAATCCATAAGAGTATAGTGGTCCTCATAATGTTTATATGGGTAATGGGAACTCAATGTTTGTTTCCCATACTGGTAACCTACCAATATCCTTGGGATCTTCTCATTTTACATTACAAAATGTCTTTCACATTCCTTCTATTCGTAAAAATTTGTTATTTGTTGCTCGTTTTACAAAAGATAATCAAGTCTTCTTTCTTTTTGCCCCTGATTTTTATCAAATATATTGCTTACAATCTGACCGTCTCTTATTTCAGGGCCTTGTAAAGATGGGTTATATCCGCTTAAGTTATCTCACACATCTTCCAGTCCACAAGCCCTCGCTGCTATATACTCTTCCATCTGGCACAATCGTCTTGGCCATCCCTCATCTGATGTCTTGTCACGTTTAAGTCCAAGTATTGGTTCTAAAATTTCTTTTCGTAGTTTTTGTCATGAATGTGCTCTTAGCAAGTCCCATAAATTACCTTTTGAATACAATAAATCTTATGTTGATTCACCTTTTTATGTTGTTCATAGTGATGTATGGTATTCATCTACCTCTTCCACTCATGGATTTAAGTATTATGTTCTTTTCACCGATGAATTTTCTCGCTATACATGGATATATCCAATGCATCGGAAAAATGAAGTACTCTCTCACTTTAAGAAATTAGTTGCAAAAATTCAAAATCTCTTTGGCATCAACATTAAATTTCTCCAAAGTGACAATGGAAATGAATATGTTAATCATGAATTCACCAAATATTGCAACTCTTTGGGAATTCAACAACGATTCTCATGTCCTCACAAACCTGAACAAAATGGGTTAGCAGAAAGAAAGCATCGTCATATTGCAACCATGGCCCGTAACCTTCTACTTACTTCTGGTGCTCCACACAAGCTTTGGATGGAAGCTCTTCTTACATCCGTCTATCTTATTAATCTTCTTCTTACCTCTATCTTAAATTGGGATTCTCCACATCATCGTCTATACGGGAGTCATCCTTCATATACTTTCCTTCGAGTCTTTGGGTGTTCTTGTTTTCCGTATCTTGGTCCTTATGTCTCTGATAAATTTTCTAGTCGAAGTATAGAATGTGTCTTCTTGGGATACAGTCCTCAACATAAGGGTTATAGATGCCTTGACCCTAGAACTGGTCGTGTCTATGTGTCTAGGCATGTTATTTTTAACGAAACTTCTTTTCCCTACAAAAATATGCAGGTACAGGCACCTCGTCCTTTGGAATTTGCTCTTTTACCAGGCCCATCCTCTTTTTTAAGGCTATCAGAAGGATCAGCAAACCCTGGGCACATTAATCCATCTACAGAGTCTCATTTCAACAATAATGAAGTGTCTCAATCCTCTGATAAGACATCATCACTACCATCTTCCAATTCAACAACACCAAATCAGGCCCCAACTTCCATAAATCCACCACCTGTCCTCACCTATCAGCGTCGCAATAGAGTTAATCCAGATTCAATTCCAGAATCAGTGACGACTGAACCTGACCCAACAACAGAGGCTTCAACAGCCCGTCTTCAATAACCCGTATTCCACCTGCTCAACATCCGATGATAACTCGTTCCAAAGATGGCACACTTCCGCAGAATAAACGTCATGAAACAACAGTAAAACATCCTCTTCCTCAAGCTCTCTTAAGTGCCATTGAAAATTCTAAACCAACATGCTATTCAGAGGCTTCTAAGCATAAAATTTGGCGCAATGCTATGACAGAGGAAATCAATGCACTATTGAAGAATCAAACTTGGACTCTTGTGCC
This genomic interval from Apium graveolens cultivar Ventura chromosome 8, ASM990537v1, whole genome shotgun sequence contains the following:
- the LOC141679348 gene encoding uncharacterized protein LOC141679348, with the translated sequence MGTPARLSYQDMLNPLFLHPSDNANSIQVEKLQGSSDYRSWSRSMEINLASKRKLGFVNGTVTKPTDDNTKAEMWEACNNMVIALITGNVSPTVRQSIMFMTNAFEMWKNLEKRFMLTNGSRKYKLCKDLYEVRQHTASVNEYYTTMKILWEELDSMNLLPPILCLTDEIKTFLSKVELQKEEARLFQFLNGLNEAYGPQRSQLLMITPLPTVEQVVAVIQQEEAQRSLLSAITPDVELSALYSKSPQSPSPQYVNKPVTCTACNVKGHTREKCWTVIGFPKWHPKYRASLNLS